The following proteins are encoded in a genomic region of Dermatophagoides farinae isolate YC_2012a chromosome 8, ASM2471394v1, whole genome shotgun sequence:
- the LOC124496141 gene encoding calpain-D-like isoform X2 yields MAASGLDHHLNNNRNVDAKRLSNVIKRTSVDNSQNDDSKILSIVDKELLSKHIGKWRRLNNDAGNSKWILIQSDPKPTDIIQGLLGNCWLLSALALVVQHENLLSNVIRTSSMEFDQNSRCHIRLFRNGRWHTVIVDDWLPCDHNGHLVFSESKRNQLFVPLIEKAMAKLLGGYHRLIGGHTSLGLTSLTGYPCKIFSLPSIIDYPALNEADSLSITEFWIKILSFNSAGFLMTVSCGRNRNEQQQEQYKQLGLLLNHAYSILDTVSIGNLRLVKLRNPWGTIVWKGDWCEQSTLWTKKLSIRLKTKGCSEDGIFWISFIDLCRYFQDLVVCKILPHWYQYSFDCDFALSFEDHIGHVFEISLETDQIFTHSQVMCTFYHDAKSESNDSPTILILIYELRANQTSHVLGKFISSSVGTMHSSITCEAELQQGRRYLLAAFAFNENLTIDSNVLRIYSSRPLRFKKFEPNSALRGDLIIHYVLACGQQYEKGSIITYHLNRKFPGLISLVENRHKRHWIQVSMKAKWKHKSSSKIDQDESFINDDHHHVLEGRPISSMPKFVNDCRSSDQIQSLQMSRHPDSIMWTTSRGSLQTDDLIPPGHCQLINMIVDCRPIIHNDDKHIAIAMNFKFRSLCFDGSKFADYVAIWHEPDIGLTYGLHSARPIITTKSSL; encoded by the exons ATGGCCGCAAGCGGcttggatcatcatttgaacaaTAATCGAAACGTTGATGCAAAGCGATTATCGAATGTGATAAAAag AACATCTGTAGATAATtctcaaaatgatgattcaaaaatcTTATCAATCGTGGATAAAGAATTGCTGTCCAAGCATATCGGCAAATGGCGTCGTCTCAATAATGATGCTGGAAACAGTAAatggattttgattcaatccgATCCTAAACCTACGGACATTATTCAAGGTCTTTTGGGTAATTGTTGGCTTCTCTCAGCATTGGCTTTAGTTGTTCAACATGAAAATTTACTTTCAAATGTAATCCGTACAAGTTCAATggaatttgatcaaaattctCGTTGTCATATACGATTATTTCGAAATGGTCGATGGCATACagtgattgttgatgattggctACCTTGTGATCATAATGGTCATTTAGTTTTTTCGGAATCAAAACgaaatcaattatttgttCCGTTAATTGAAAAAGCAATGGCTAAACTATTGGGTGGATATCATCGGCTAATTGGTGGCCATACTAGTCTAGGTTTAACATCATTGACCGGTTATCCTTGTAAAATATTCTCATTAccatcaattattgattatccAGCGTTGAACGAAGCAGATTCATTGTCGATTACGGaattttggatcaaaataCTCAGTTTTAATTCGGCAGGATTCTTGATGACAGTTTCATGTGGCCGTAATCGAAATGAGCAGCAACAAGAACAATATAAACAATTAGGTTTACTGCTGAATCATGCCTATTCAATTCTCGATACTGTATCCATAGGAAATCTACGTTTAGTCAA ATTACGAAATCCATGGGGAACCATTGTATGGAAAGGTGATTGGTGCGAACAAAGCACTTTATGgacgaaaaaattgtcaattagattgaaaacaaaaggTTGTTCAGAGGATGGTATATTTTGGATATCGTTCATTGATCTATGTCGATATTTTCAAGATTTAGTCGTTTGTAAAATACTACCTCATTGGTAtcaatattcatttgattgtgattTCGCCTTATCGTTCGAAGATCATATTGGTCATGTATTCGAGATTAGTTTGGAAACCGATCAAATCTTTACCCATTCACAAGTGATGTGCACATTTTATCATGATGCAAAATCggaatcaaatgattcacCAACCATACTCATTCTCATATATGAATTGCGAGCTAATCAAACTAGCCATGTGCTTGGTAAATTTATTTCCTCTTCCGTTGGAACCATGCATTCATCAATCACATGTGAAGCTGAACTACAACAAGGTCGTCGCTATTTATTAGCTGCATTTgcatttaatgaaaatttaacaatcgattcgaatgtATTACGTATTTATTCATCACGTCCACTACGATTCAAAAAGTTTGAACCAAATTCGGCCCTTCGAGGTGATctgatcattcattatgtTTTAGCTTGTGGTCAACAATATGAG aaaGGATCGATTATTACATATCatttgaatagaaaatttcCTGGTTTAATATCATTGGTCGAGAATAGACATAAACGACATTGGATACAAGTTTCGATGAAAGCAAAATGGAaacacaaatcatcatcgaagaTTGATCAGGATGAAAgttttataaatgatgatcatcatcatgtactCGAAGGTCGTCCCATATCAAGTATGCCAAAATTTGTTAACGATTGCAGGTCATCagatcaaattcaatcttTACAAATGTCCAGACATCCAGACTCAATAATGTGGACAACAAGCCGTGGATCATTACAAACAGATGATTTGATTCCTCCTGGTCATTGTCAATTGATAAACATGATTGTAGATTGTCGACCAATAATTCACAACGATGATAAACACATTGCGATAGCAATGAATTTTAAGTTTCGTTCACTTTGTTTTGATGGTAGTAAATTTGCCGATTACGTGGCAATCTGGCACGAACCAGACATAGGTCTAACATATGGACTACATAGCGCCCGACCTATCatcacaacaaaatcatcgcTATAG
- the LOC124496141 gene encoding calpain-D-like isoform X1 codes for MAASGLDHHLNNNRNVDAKRLSNVIKRTSVDNSQNDDSKILSIVDKELLSKHIGKWRRLNNDAGNSKWILIQSDPKPTDIIQGLLGNCWLLSALALVVQHENLLSNVIRTSSMEFDQNSRCHIRLFRNGRWHTVIVDDWLPCDHNGHLVFSESKRNQLFVPLIEKAMAKLLGGYHRLIGGHTSLGLTSLTGYPCKIFSLPSIIDYPALNEADSLSITEFWIKILSFNSAGFLMTVSCGRNRNEQQQEQYKQLGLLLNHAYSILDTVSIGNLRLVKLVGSLNLHHKNDFLKFAIRLRNPWGTIVWKGDWCEQSTLWTKKLSIRLKTKGCSEDGIFWISFIDLCRYFQDLVVCKILPHWYQYSFDCDFALSFEDHIGHVFEISLETDQIFTHSQVMCTFYHDAKSESNDSPTILILIYELRANQTSHVLGKFISSSVGTMHSSITCEAELQQGRRYLLAAFAFNENLTIDSNVLRIYSSRPLRFKKFEPNSALRGDLIIHYVLACGQQYEKGSIITYHLNRKFPGLISLVENRHKRHWIQVSMKAKWKHKSSSKIDQDESFINDDHHHVLEGRPISSMPKFVNDCRSSDQIQSLQMSRHPDSIMWTTSRGSLQTDDLIPPGHCQLINMIVDCRPIIHNDDKHIAIAMNFKFRSLCFDGSKFADYVAIWHEPDIGLTYGLHSARPIITTKSSL; via the exons ATGGCCGCAAGCGGcttggatcatcatttgaacaaTAATCGAAACGTTGATGCAAAGCGATTATCGAATGTGATAAAAag AACATCTGTAGATAATtctcaaaatgatgattcaaaaatcTTATCAATCGTGGATAAAGAATTGCTGTCCAAGCATATCGGCAAATGGCGTCGTCTCAATAATGATGCTGGAAACAGTAAatggattttgattcaatccgATCCTAAACCTACGGACATTATTCAAGGTCTTTTGGGTAATTGTTGGCTTCTCTCAGCATTGGCTTTAGTTGTTCAACATGAAAATTTACTTTCAAATGTAATCCGTACAAGTTCAATggaatttgatcaaaattctCGTTGTCATATACGATTATTTCGAAATGGTCGATGGCATACagtgattgttgatgattggctACCTTGTGATCATAATGGTCATTTAGTTTTTTCGGAATCAAAACgaaatcaattatttgttCCGTTAATTGAAAAAGCAATGGCTAAACTATTGGGTGGATATCATCGGCTAATTGGTGGCCATACTAGTCTAGGTTTAACATCATTGACCGGTTATCCTTGTAAAATATTCTCATTAccatcaattattgattatccAGCGTTGAACGAAGCAGATTCATTGTCGATTACGGaattttggatcaaaataCTCAGTTTTAATTCGGCAGGATTCTTGATGACAGTTTCATGTGGCCGTAATCGAAATGAGCAGCAACAAGAACAATATAAACAATTAGGTTTACTGCTGAATCATGCCTATTCAATTCTCGATACTGTATCCATAGGAAATCTACGTTTAGTCAAGTTAGTGGGATCATTAAACCTGCATCATaagaatgattttttaaaatttgcaATTAGATTACGAAATCCATGGGGAACCATTGTATGGAAAGGTGATTGGTGCGAACAAAGCACTTTATGgacgaaaaaattgtcaattagattgaaaacaaaaggTTGTTCAGAGGATGGTATATTTTGGATATCGTTCATTGATCTATGTCGATATTTTCAAGATTTAGTCGTTTGTAAAATACTACCTCATTGGTAtcaatattcatttgattgtgattTCGCCTTATCGTTCGAAGATCATATTGGTCATGTATTCGAGATTAGTTTGGAAACCGATCAAATCTTTACCCATTCACAAGTGATGTGCACATTTTATCATGATGCAAAATCggaatcaaatgattcacCAACCATACTCATTCTCATATATGAATTGCGAGCTAATCAAACTAGCCATGTGCTTGGTAAATTTATTTCCTCTTCCGTTGGAACCATGCATTCATCAATCACATGTGAAGCTGAACTACAACAAGGTCGTCGCTATTTATTAGCTGCATTTgcatttaatgaaaatttaacaatcgattcgaatgtATTACGTATTTATTCATCACGTCCACTACGATTCAAAAAGTTTGAACCAAATTCGGCCCTTCGAGGTGATctgatcattcattatgtTTTAGCTTGTGGTCAACAATATGAG aaaGGATCGATTATTACATATCatttgaatagaaaatttcCTGGTTTAATATCATTGGTCGAGAATAGACATAAACGACATTGGATACAAGTTTCGATGAAAGCAAAATGGAaacacaaatcatcatcgaagaTTGATCAGGATGAAAgttttataaatgatgatcatcatcatgtactCGAAGGTCGTCCCATATCAAGTATGCCAAAATTTGTTAACGATTGCAGGTCATCagatcaaattcaatcttTACAAATGTCCAGACATCCAGACTCAATAATGTGGACAACAAGCCGTGGATCATTACAAACAGATGATTTGATTCCTCCTGGTCATTGTCAATTGATAAACATGATTGTAGATTGTCGACCAATAATTCACAACGATGATAAACACATTGCGATAGCAATGAATTTTAAGTTTCGTTCACTTTGTTTTGATGGTAGTAAATTTGCCGATTACGTGGCAATCTGGCACGAACCAGACATAGGTCTAACATATGGACTACATAGCGCCCGACCTATCatcacaacaaaatcatcgcTATAG
- the LOC124496142 gene encoding uncharacterized protein LOC124496142, giving the protein MPWIRAKPKPVSFDIFLIRILDYVEMRIKNELPIVHRIIYRCPPDEYIVLRRLFCMFGGYLVCKLLLILCVELPQTPEDKDSIFIHKWGLVIMIIGFVFSVQIRTVICLLLPSLIITSNGIFFYLRLVQRTQHVLLPSVIGNIRALWSMISCLINFRQSREKAMSRLAARPIIEWFTHSSNLSISLTDLNDLHIVKENLTQAFKSFQVDVEKLNGYCDSLIEPLKNDDHCSSSMEKLYNDSNILTKQIYNQVYNVCYKAMDEFNSNFCSKLNEPFEKLENFSNHMSNYDLLDSLELVKSGDNFKQMNEALEMWQSLVGYRMDIEEEFRAEFEWIGLFGVLIRLVFLGSLISGMIRAIFYHNRYLRFSNFDNHYIDRYFYHIDNKRKVMNKIHLLPLRGNDRWQLIPTFSLKRSIYEKAVYYKLQKKIITVTLLTLAIVLYIDYIFSECVNLMAAKLSTSDHFDLLVHRYHPKATGGIFAIIINNFVGHFHFNYTELFRHDWHTCRQSNPKQLGWPQYQDIFADCILLILLHSLAIHFVRCRHLICDFFYYRYGKQRNLYLYNQKLINRKRFLRFRRRHIDTMVQANRMFAKELDPIHQYEIEKKKISKKSPLIRRFYEFIKRKILSQRKQCFTCHVLIKPPYYFCSSINCRLIYCEPCFSDFLLTCLNCGVNGPPYVCLFD; this is encoded by the exons ATGCCTTGGATTCGTGCGAAACCAAAACCAGTTAGTTTTGATATATTTCTGATTCGTATATTGGACTATGTAGAAATGCgcatcaaaaatgaattaccAATCGTTCATCGAATAATATATCGTTGTCCACCGGATGAATATATTGTATTGCGAAGATTATTCTGCATGTTTGGTGGTTATTTAGTATGTAAACTCTTGTTGATTTTGTGTGTGGAATTGCCACAAACGCCAGAAGATAAAGATAGCATATTCATACATAAATGGGGTCTAGTTATCATGATTATTGGCTTTGTGTTTTCCGTACAAATTCGCACGGTAATCTGTCTACTATtaccatcattgattattacatcgaatggaatatttttctatttacgCCTCGTACAACGCACACAACATGTATTGTTACCATCTGTAATTGGTAATATTCGCGCATTATGGAGTATGATTTCTTGTCTTATTAATTTtc GTCAATCACGAGAGAAAGCTATGTCACGATTGGCTGCACGTccaatcattgaatggtTTACTCATTCATCGAATTTATCAATATCGTTAACAGATTTAAATGATTTGCATATTGTCAAAGAAAATCTAACTCAAGCATTCAAATCGTTCCAAGTTGATGTTGAAAAGCTAAATGGTTATTGTGATTCGCTTATAGAACcattaaaaaatgatgatcattgtagtagctcaatggaaaaattataCAATGATAGTAACATTTTGACCAAACAAATTTATAATCAGGTTTACAATGTTTGCTACAAAGCAATGGATGAATttaattcgaatttttgttcaaaattgaatgaaccatttgaaaaattggaaaatttcagCAATCATATGTCCAATTATGATCTACTTGATTCATTAGAATTGGTGAAATCTGGTGATAATTTCAAACAGATGAATGAAGCATTAGAAATGTGGCAATCATTAGTTGGTTATCGAATGGATATTGAAGAAGAATTTCGTGCCGAATTCGAATGGATTGGATTGTTTGGTGTGCTAATTCGTCTAGTATTTCTTGGATCACTGATATCTGGAATGATTCGAGCCATTTTCTATCATAATCGTTATCTTAGATTCTCtaattttgataatcattatattgatcgatatttttACCATATCGATAATAAACGTAAAGTAATGAACAAGATTCATTTGTTACCATTACGTGGTAATGATCGATGGCAACTTATACCGACATTCAGTCTAAAACGAAGTATCTACGAAAAAGCTGTTTATTATAAAttacaaaagaaaatcattacTGTCACACTTTTAACATTGGCAATTGTTCTTTATATTGATTACATATTCTCCGAATGTGTCAACCTGATGGCAGCCAAATTATCAACTAgtgatcattttgatttactCGTACATCGATATCATCCTAAAGCTACTGGTGGTATTTTcgccataataatcaataattttgttggacattttcattttaattataCGGAATTATTTCGTCATGATTGGCATACATGTCGACAATCGAATCCCAAACAATTAGGATGGCCCCAATATCAGGATATTTTCGCTGATTGTATATTGCTAATACTTTTACATTCATTGGCCATACATTTTGTTCGTTGTAGACATttgatttgtgattttttctattatcgTTATGGTAAACAAAGAAATCTCTAtctttataatcaaaaattaataaatcgAAAACGATTCCTTCGGTTTCGACGACGACATATCGATACTATGGTTCAAGCGAATCGGATGTTTGCTAAAGAATTGGATCCtattcatcaatatgaaattgaaaagaagaaaatttcaaaaaaatctcCATTAATTCGTCGATTTTACGAATTtatcaaacgaaaaattctttcacaACGTAAACAATGTTTCACTTGTCATGTTTTGATCAAACCAccatattatttttgttcatctatAAATTGTCGTTTAATCTATTGTGAACCATGTTTCAGCGATTTTCTTCTCACCTGTCTGAATTGTGGCGTCAATGGACCACCAtacgtttgtttgtttgattga
- the LOC124496156 gene encoding uncharacterized protein LOC124496156 isoform X2, producing MIKCDLFLIIMMMMARKTIMIWKKCQQQQQIRHMMAMISTIHLIIFSMNLIHSVQGLSDVRVVALNVPSQVRKGSEVELSCLYDLGGGNASLYSLKWFYRANDTDLDEQEFFRYTPTIKPYKQFFPLDGVNVNVNKSEGGRVVITETNKKTTGNYKCEISVEGTFQTVAAEKSMIVMGNNSNASNATNRSMIMLIILLWFLVLISWRHHWHEDIIVDTWHL from the exons aTGATCAAATGTGATTTAttcttgataataatgatgatgatggccaggaaaacgataatgatatggaaaaaatgtcaacaacaacaacaaattcgtcatatgatggcgatgatatccactattcatttgattatattcTCGATGAATCTAATTCATTCTGTTCAAG GTTTATCGGATGTACGAGTGGTTGCGTTAAATGTACCAAGTCAAGTACGAAAAGGATCCGAAGTTGAATTATCATGTCTTTATGATTTAGGCGGTGGTAATGCATCATTGTATTCACTTAAATGGTTCTATCGTGCAAATGATACTGATTTGGatgaacaagaattttttcgttaCACTCCTACAATTAAACCATATAAACAATTCTTCCCGTTGGATGGTGTTAATGTTAAT gTAAATAAATCTGAAGGCGGTCGTGTTGTGATTACagaaacgaacaaaaaaactacCGGCAATTATAAATGCGAAATATCCGTTGAAGGTACATTTCAAACGGTTGCCGctgaaaaatcaatgattgttaTGG GCAATAATAGTAATGCCAGCAACGCTACTAATCGATCGATGATCATGTTAATCATACTGTTATGGTTTCTTGTCCTAATTTCATGGCGTCATCATTGGCATGAAGACATCATTGTCGACACGTGGCACCTGTAG
- the LOC124496156 gene encoding uncharacterized protein LOC124496156 isoform X1, with the protein MIKCDLFLIIMMMMARKTIMIWKKCQQQQQIRHMMAMISTIHLIIFSMNLIHSVQGLSDVRVVALNVPSQVRKGSEVELSCLYDLGGGNASLYSLKWFYRANDTDLDEQEFFRYTPTIKPYKQFFPLDGVNVNVNKSEGGRVVITETNKKTTGNYKCEISVEGTFQTVAAEKSMIVMDFWNFYTSSLGNNSNASNATNRSMIMLIILLWFLVLISWRHHWHEDIIVDTWHL; encoded by the exons aTGATCAAATGTGATTTAttcttgataataatgatgatgatggccaggaaaacgataatgatatggaaaaaatgtcaacaacaacaacaaattcgtcatatgatggcgatgatatccactattcatttgattatattcTCGATGAATCTAATTCATTCTGTTCAAG GTTTATCGGATGTACGAGTGGTTGCGTTAAATGTACCAAGTCAAGTACGAAAAGGATCCGAAGTTGAATTATCATGTCTTTATGATTTAGGCGGTGGTAATGCATCATTGTATTCACTTAAATGGTTCTATCGTGCAAATGATACTGATTTGGatgaacaagaattttttcgttaCACTCCTACAATTAAACCATATAAACAATTCTTCCCGTTGGATGGTGTTAATGTTAAT gTAAATAAATCTGAAGGCGGTCGTGTTGTGATTACagaaacgaacaaaaaaactacCGGCAATTATAAATGCGAAATATCCGTTGAAGGTACATTTCAAACGGTTGCCGctgaaaaatcaatgattgttaTGG atttttggaatttttataCATCTTCTTTAGGCAATAATAGTAATGCCAGCAACGCTACTAATCGATCGATGATCATGTTAATCATACTGTTATGGTTTCTTGTCCTAATTTCATGGCGTCATCATTGGCATGAAGACATCATTGTCGACACGTGGCACCTGTAG